The Gossypium hirsutum isolate 1008001.06 chromosome D07, Gossypium_hirsutum_v2.1, whole genome shotgun sequence genome includes the window ataaattaataaatttatcattaaaaaattaacaaattatttaGACGAAGAACTGGGGTTGGTTTGtctctttctttgtttttattttattttatttttacttttttagaaATGGTTTGTCTCTTTTGTTATGTTCTATTTTCATTATCTtatgataataatttaattttttaaaaataattactttaaaataatttttatattatttttgtttctttcgtTTTCCATTTTCCATTAGATTCCAAATTCCTGCTTACGTCTATTCAATTTTGGAATAATTGTTCTATTTTCTTCCTTAATCGACTAACACTTGGAGAAAATAAACCCCAGAAAAAATCTCCATTGATATTGTCATAGAAATATAAGTTTTCAATGAAATTTGGTAAAGAGTTCAAGACCCATCTAGAGGAGACTTTACCTGAGTGGAGGGACAAATTCCTATGTTACAAACCCCTCAAGAAACTCCTCAAAAACATCCCTTCAACCCCATCGCTTGATCCCCATCATCAACGGCCTGTATTTGCTGACGCCACCAACACTGCTGTTACTCCCGTCGGTCATGATCATCAACACCCTCCGCTTGATTTGCAAGATTGGTTTGTTAGAATTCTGAATGAGGAGCTCGAAAAATTCAATGATTTTTATGTTGATAAAGAAGAAGAGTTCGTTATTCGCTTTCAGGTGTCCGCCCCCTTTTTACCCACTCTTTTCTCTTCACTTCTtttgcttttattattttcttttggggGGAGGGGTTAAGTACATGATTTTGTGTTACAAATGAATTAATGGGTTATTGggattttcttaatttttcatttaaagtAAATGTTTTGTTTTTAGCTTATAGATTGTTGGGTTATTGACAAATTTTTGGACTAAGAACAGTTATTTGTCTCCAGCAAAGCTCATATGTTAATGAGAATTTAGAAACTTTGATTCTTGGCATAGATAAAATGACAGTGTTTTCAATGCCCTTGATTCTTATATTGTGCTCAAAATTCCTATATTGCTTGCAATTTTTGGAAAGTTCATTGTCTTATGAATCGGTCATGGATGAttgaagctttaaaatttttCGAATTGATGTACTCCATGGTGCTAATAAGATATCTCTGGGAGATTATACCCATACAATGTTGTTCGCATCTTTGAGTGCTCCTTTTGTTAAGTTGGTAAGTTGAAACAAAACCTCCATGAAAATCCATTTATCAATATTCTCTGGAATTGGTATACGCCTTCGAGCTATCTGGAATTGGTATCATGTATTTTAGATAAGTAGCTTGTGTGGGTTCATTTCTCTCAATAGTGCTAATTTGTTTTAGTCCTTTGAATCTAGTGGAGTTGTTTAAAGAATCTAAATTGGTCAATTGTGCATAATATGCCTTGACCTCAAGTTCATCTTTTGTTACTTTCGGTAATGCTACTTGCTTATTGAGCTGGTTTTAATCTGGTTCTCGTTCTCGCCATGGCTTTCTTATTCCCAAAGATTAAGTGGCCAACTAATCTTTTTGATCTATTTTAACTTTCCGTAAATCATAATTTGAACAAATTATAACAGGAGCTGAAGGAAAGAATTGAACAAATTAAGGAGAGTAGTGGGAAGGGTGGAGTTTTTGCATCAGAGAGTGAGTTTAGTGAAGAAATGATGGATATCCGCAAGGATCTTGTCACCATTCATGGGGAGATGGTGCTTCTAAAAAATTACAGTGCCCTCAATTTTGCAGGTATGGAAATCACAACATCTACGTTTTTATATCTGTAGCCTGCAAGTTTCTAAAGCGTCTACATGCTTCTGCTTCAATaggaattgttaaaattttaaagaagtacGATAAACGAACCGGGGGATTGTTGCGACTGCAATTCACTCAGCTTGTTCTTCACCAACCTTTCTTCACAACAGAATCTCTTACAAGGCTAGTTCATGAGTGTGAGGCAAATCTCGAGCTTCTCTTTCCACTGGAAGCTGAAGTAATTGAATCTACTCCACAAGGAGAACCAAACCCATCATCAAATAACACTGCAAAGCGCTCACAGGAAGCTTCATCGTCGAATCTGGGAGAGGAAACATTGGATATTTACCGTAGCACACTGGCTGCAATGAAAGCAATACGCGGTCTTCAAAAGGCAAGTTCCACCTGTAATCCATTATCGTTCTCGGCTTTCCTTAAGAACCAGGATGATGACAGTGGTGCTGTAACAGCTGAAAACTCTGCTTCAAATTCTTCACCCACTTTGCAAAAAGGTAAGGAGTCTGATAAAGAGGATGCACAATCTGCGCAACAACGATAGGTTTTCGATTTTCCCGGATACTTTTTATCTTTGACTTCTTCTTTGAACAACTGACAAATTAATAATGTGTTTGAAGCTGTGTTTTTGCAATCTGTTTCATAGTATGTTAGCTGGGTTTGAGATTGTAACTTCACCGGTATCtattgattttgaatgttttaCCCTTTTTCCTGGTATAATTACTAACTTTGAGCCTATACCCTTCCCAATGGTATAATTCTTTGATGTCAGCGTTGGACTTTGGTGTCATCTGTTATGGACATTTAGGACCTGAGCTGGTTTTAGGATACTAGGATCGGATgaaatagagctgtaatggaatgCTATTCCGTGAGaatggaaattaaattgaataagtataaatgttatttggttggattgaattgagttatGGAATAAGGTAAAAAGGACAATTTTattcctaaattaaaaaaaattatcattatctTTTAATAGGTTGtacttttaaatatattatatttattaataaaataaaaaaattattatgataaattatttgttgaaaattaatagaattttttatttttataattacaataTAAAATGACATTATCATGAAATAAATGgtattttattgatattaattaattaGCGGCAATAAAAGtttatatttactatgatttatgttaaaaagaaacattttatttttttatctctactttttgaaaaatacatattattcaCTTTGTTCTCACGCTTCTCTCTCTTCTCTAACCCCATCTTTAATTATTCAACACAGTTTCTAACCCAGAATCCAACCCGCCTCCACCACCTTCGGCCATCATCCACCGCCAGTCGCCAATCTAAGATGTTCTCAAATTAAGCCAGAAACCACCACTCTAGGATGTTCTGAAAACCCTTCTTCTGCCGCTCTTCACGTGTTGATTTCTAAGCACGTTTTCTCTCCTCATCTTTTCATTGCTTCCACCAAGTTTCAAGCATCAATTCCTCTTGTAACAGCAAAAACTTAAAGCCCATGtgctctctctttttctcttgaATATTTTGCATATTAAAATGGCTTTTTTTAATCAATTGAATCATTTCAAGTTGATTTACCTTTTTTTTAGGTTGATTTGAGCCTGAGATTGTtgatattgaaagaaaaaaaaaagtgaaatcgTTTAGAAATTTCAGTTTAAGGAAGGGTGTTTTTAGAGAGAAAAAGAAGGGTCATTCAGTGGAGAGGCTGGAATAGCCAATTCGGCACCTCCTCCCCTGAATATtcattcaaaaaattttcaaaatgaatccaaaattcatcattcaacattttgagCTTTCAATGAACCAAACATTTGTTTTACTGTAGAACTTTGAATCCTGCCATAATGGTATAGCTGCTTATAAGTTGGCATGGATTATGATAGTTGGGCTCAAGGATTTGATTTATGAACCAATTATATCACATTTTTATCACATTCCTACTCTATGCAACAACTTAAAAAGATATGGCGTATCAACTTAAAAAGATGAGCCTCCTTCAATGGCCTATTCTCAGTCAAATCGACTTACAGGTCAATGTGAAGCAAAGCAGGGTTCTTCCAGGAAATCAGATGTTTGCTGTCCTGTGCTCGGTTGTTAAGTATGATtcatattttcagtcaaatttgagaaataatcttttagttaaaccctgtttatttgtttcagtcaaacactgattaatttagattattttattattatttgacatatgaatttagcctataaataggctcttttacaactaTAGGAACAatacccattagattagaactcataacacattcagagaattttgtgtttacgttttgagggttctttgttttacgggttttcggggtttagttttatctccatcttttgtactcttcattcttttgccattatagtaaaattatctttgcccgtggttttttatcctctttggaggggtttttccacgttaaatttgtgtgttcatcttctcaatttcttctactatttttacttgttcgttgcttaatcgggacgatcctaacaagtggtatcagagctagttcaattttcatagatcagcccattcagatatggcaataacaaggtttgaaattgagaagttcgatggtgagataaatttcaatctgtggcaagtttgaattatggcaattctagttcaatccggtttgaaaaaggttggtatcgggaaaaagcctgagaatctaaataaaacaaaatgggaAGAGCTTGGTGAAAAGGcattgtctgcaatccagttgtgcctcgcgaatacggtattgcaggaggtattgatggagaagacctcatccgccttgtggaaaaggttagaaactctttatgcgactaagtctttggctaaccgtttagtgttgaaacaacgtctatttacgtttcgcatgaacgaatgtgagcttcttagagatcacatcagtcaattcattactcttttaaatgttttaaagaatgttgaggttcatattgatgatgaagatcaagctatgctattattgtgctctttacccccttcatacaagtctttcagggggCAGAGACAaaatctcgttcgaagatgtgaagggtcatttgttgagtagagacaaacttgacaatgagcttcatttggatagcaaggcagataggcaagcttccgttttagtagcatcaaagaaacgagacaaaaggtgttgctattgtaaaaagttaggtcacgtcaaaacagattgttataaactgcgaaataaaagagctgctgagagtaacgaggaagatgtagctggtgctaatttggccaatgaaagcggtgatgatttcttgttagtgtcaacgagcaataactccaagctcacgtccaagtggatcctagattcgggatgttctttccacatgtgtcccaatagaaaatggttctctacatacagttcggttgaaggtggagttgtgcgcatgggaaacgattcatctagtaaggtagtTGGTATTGGAACTGTTAAAATCAGGACACACGATGGGACAATTAGgtcactctcagatgtcaggtatatacctgatttacgaaagaatctcatctccttgagtattttagacttgaaaggatgcaaaatcaacatcaagtcgagcggtattaaagtatctcgtggagctcttgttttgttaaaaggtaaaagaactggcagtctttatattctagaaggttctacagtgaccggtgaaatcggatgCCCCTCATCCGTTatagagtcgaagtcaactcgtttggagcggaggcaacttggtcataggagggaaaaatgcataaccgtttcgttgaagagaggttctcttttggatacaggttttgaaaagttagggcactgtgttcgtgaaaatcagacccgggttaatTTTGATTTGGCAATGTACAaatcgaaggctagaagtcttctagtttctaagcacagattcgactcagttaattccctgcatagttcaagaaaGGCTAGTggtgggctttggcaaagatggcgttgtggaaatatgagtcaatgtggagatttgttaagtatgactcctattttcagtcaaatttgagaaataatcttttagttaaactctgtttatttgtttcagtcaaacattgattagtttagattattttattattatttgacatatgaatttaacctataaataggctcttttacaactaTAGGAACAatacccattagattagaactcataacacattcagaggattttgtgtttacgttttgagggttctttgttttttgagttttcggggtttagttttacctccatcttttgtactcttcattcttttgccattatagtaaaattatctttgctcgtagttttttatcctctttggaggggtttttccacgttaaatttgtgtgttcatcttcgcaatttcttttactatttttacttgttcgttgcttaatcgggacgatcctaacagcTCGGgtacctaaaaaaaattattttggataATTCGCATTAGAGCTATCCAAAGGTTCTATTAGGATTTCAAATTCTTTTGATGTGCATTTTGGCGAAAGATTTGGAGTATGTGTTTTATTTCTATCAAGGGTTTTCATTTTCTCGACTGATGGTTCTGTAGCTTTAGTGGGTGGAGTCATTCCAGATCCCGCAAGAGACTGGCTGGGAGGGGGGTGTCGGTTATCCCGGTGGAGGTTGGAGCCGTATATGAAGGCCTTCGTTTTCCTTGGGATAGGAGGTTCCGATAGGTGGAGTTGGAAAGTGATACTGTGTTGGGGACGCCTAATTGGAGGTGCGACAACTCCAACAATTGTGCCGGCGGCCATGGAGTGCGGTTAATGCACACTTGGCGGAAATTCAATCGGGTTGCAGATCACTGGACACTGGTTGCTGATTTGAACTTTGGTGTTATGCGTATTTTTTAGAATGTTCCACCTACTTTAAGTTTGGTTATTACAGACAGGGTACAGGGACCTGAGTAAATTGGGGTAAATTTGATAAgaatgtcaatttttttaaaaaaaaattacgattttaagttaattttttgatATTTAAGGAAGTAGATCAATTTTGGAGTGAGAAACAGAAAATGCGTCTTGCTGGACGCGTTTTTAGCTGAGGTGACAAAAAAGCGCGTCTGTAGGAAAAATTTTCTGCTGATTTGTCTAAAAACATGTTATACTTTCCTCGACCTTGATTCCGTAAGAGCAAGTCAGAAAGATTGAGAAATAGAACCATCtgatttgatttaaaataataaaaaaaattaaatatttgaaagGAATATCGAAAGGggatttaagtaattaaaatttcttcgtttttaaaatttcttataatcttattttattcaatacacataatctcattataaaataaaataaaataattataaattataaattatttaattttaatatgtatatttaaaatctatattattatatgtgtattacatatttttaaattatttattttcaatatcaTTATTCTTCTTTTATAAGCTTCTTTTTAACTTATGAAAATTCAATACcctaaatttttgtaaaaaaaaatgtttatccctacaatacaattataattattagtattttatattgatgaattttaaaatattattatttaaaaaaactttaaatttataaatttatatataatatcattCTTAAAAACGAAAATCATAAGAATAAATAATTCTAAGCTTTAAATTTAAAATGcacaacatttttctttctttttttcttcatccTGAAATATAAGCTTTAGGATAATCTCttacttttatatttaaattttttgaataaaaaaattacgaCCGACGGGAATGTAATGCAATTACAAATTCAGTCTTGAGTAACTACAAGTATCAAATTATCCGAGTAAATTAAACTattacaatataaatataaatagactaataacaaggactaaatcgaactaatccgataattaaattattatataaaaatatattttgaaattgaaataaataaaaaaaccattaTTTAAGGCTTGCCTCCTATCATCCTTCCCTTAAACACGTGTACCAATCATTCAAAAACATTTGTTtgatagattttttttctttataagaTGAAAACGAgaggatgaaattgaaaggtTCGTCCAActcaaattataaaaatcttagaAACTACCACTCAACTGTTTACGCGTGGCTGGTGCCATTAGCAAATACggcaaattgtaaaaataatcatttatatttggttaaatttacattttggtcacttttatatattactttattTCTCTTTAAAGCTCTCCGGCCACCACCATTACCACCCCAAACCATCTC containing:
- the LOC107943480 gene encoding SPX domain-containing protein 4; translation: MKFGKEFKTHLEETLPEWRDKFLCYKPLKKLLKNIPSTPSLDPHHQRPVFADATNTAVTPVGHDHQHPPLDLQDWFVRILNEELEKFNDFYVDKEEEFVIRFQELKERIEQIKESSGKGGVFASESEFSEEMMDIRKDLVTIHGEMVLLKNYSALNFAGIVKILKKYDKRTGGLLRLQFTQLVLHQPFFTTESLTRLVHECEANLELLFPLEAEVIESTPQGEPNPSSNNTAKRSQEASSSNLGEETLDIYRSTLAAMKAIRGLQKASSTCNPLSFSAFLKNQDDDSGAVTAENSASNSSPTLQKGKESDKEDAQSAQQR